DNA from Metabacillus flavus:
TGCGGAAGAGGGCGGATATGTTCATTACCAGGAAAGAGTGGAAGGGTATAAAATCCGTGCGCGCAGCGACAGCTTTAAGGATCATTTTTCCCAGGCAACGCTATTCTGGAACAGCATGAGCCAGCCTGAAAAAGAGCATATCATTGAAGCATTCAGCTTCGAGCTTGGAAAGGTGAAGAGCGAATCGGTTCAGCAGCAGGTCGTCGATATGTTTGCGAATGTCAGCCTGGAGCTTGCACAAGGTTTTGCCGAAGCGATTGGTGTAACACCGCCGGAGCAGGGAGGTTCCAACGTAACGAAATCTTCTCCTGCACTCAGCCAGGAAAAAACGAAAAAAAGTCCTGAAACCCGGAAAGTCGGCGTGATTTTGGACGATGGCTTTAACGGACCGGAAGTTAGCTCAGTTCTTGATAGCCTGAAAACAAAGGGTCTCCAGCCGGAAATCATCAGCAGCAAGCTCGGCAAGCTGAAGGGTACTGGCGGAATTGAGCAGAAAGTGGAACACACATTCCTTACTTGCGACTCCGTTCTGTTTGATTCAATTTATGCAGTTGGCGGAGAGAATGCAAGCAAACGATTCCACCGTGATGCATCTGCTTTTCTGCAGGAAGCCTTTATGCACTTTAAACCGATTGGGGCAACCCATGAAGGGGAGAAGTGGCTTGAGGCAAATGAGATGAAGAACAGCCCGGGCGTTGTGAGCGGACAAAATCCTGAAAAATTTGCTTCGGCGTTTATAGAGGCGATTTCCGAACACCGTCATTGGGATCGGGAAGTAGTTTAATAGATAGTGTAGGGAGCGGCCTTCCGGGTGGAGGTCGCTGTTTTTGTGGTTACCTTCATCGCGGGTGGCGGTCGAACCATGTCGGAAAATCGATATATCCAAAAAATAGTCGATATAATCTAAAAATAGTCGATATAATTTTATTTTAGTCGATATATCAAAAAAATAGCCGATATATCGCCAGAATAGCCGATAAGTACTTCAGCCGGTCTGGTGCGTACCTCTTTTCGATAATAAAATAGCCGATTTCGATAATATATTGAGATTTTCAATAATAAATTCCCCTCCAAACCCATCCAGCCTGTTTTGACAGCGCTATCATTCGTAAAATATAATTCTATTAAACCCGAAACCGAAAGGACTGACTGAAATGTCCGCACAAACCGGTCAAAACACCTTAGAATTCGCACGGAATTTAGATGAACAAGATCCGCTGGCTCATTTTCGCCAGGAATTTTACATATCCCCAGATACAATCTATCTCGATGGCAACTCACTTGGCCTTCTCTCCAAACGTTCCGAGCAGGCAGTCCATGATCTCCTCGATTCATGGAAAACGCTCGGAATCGATGGCTGGACAGAGGGGGAGCATCCATGGTATTACCTTCCTGAAAAGCTGGGTGCCAGGATGGCTCCGCTCCTCGGGGCTGAACCGGAGGAAGTCATTGTTACAGGCTCCACTACAGCAAACCTCCACCAGCTGATCGCAACGTTTTACAAGCCGGAAGGCACAAGAACGAAGATTGTGACCGATGATATCACCTTCCCGACCGACATTTACGCCCTGCAAAGCCAGCTCCATCTAAAAGGATACGAACCAAATGAGCACCTCATCAAGGTTAAAAGCCGCGATGGCCACACCTTAAATGAGGAGGACATCATTGCCGCGATGACGGCGGAGGTTGCCATTGTCATCCTGTCCGGTGTGCAGTACCGGAGCGGCCAGGTGCTGGATATGGAAAAACTGACAAAAGAAGCGCATAAACGAGGAATCCTCATCGGCTTCGATCTGTGCCATTCGGTCGGTTCCATCCCGCATCATCTGACACAATGGAACATCGATATTGCGTTCTGGTGTACCTATAAACACTTAAACGGCGGTCCTGGTGCTGTAGGCGCCCTCTATGTAAACAAACGTCATTTCGGCACGGTGCCAGGACTTGCCGGCTGGTTCAGCTCGGATAAATCGAAGCAGTTCGATATGGAGCATGAGCTGACTGCAGCACCGCATGCCGGAGCTTATCAAATGGGGACTCCGCATATCCTGAGCATAGCGCCGCTGCTCGGTTCACTCTCCATTTTCAATGAAGCCGGTATGGAAAAAATCCGCGGGAAGTCCTTAAAACTAACCCAATACATGATGGACCTGATTGGCCACGAACTATCGGAGTACGGTTTCACGATCCGCAATCCAGTCGATGATACGAGAGGCGGGCATCTTTTCATTGAACACCCTGAAGCGGCAAGAATCTGCCGGGCGTTAAAGGAAGAGAAAATCATTCCCGATTTCCGCTCGCCAAACGGAATCCGGCTTGCACCGGTCGCCCTCTACAACTCATATGAAGATATATGGCGGACCATTCAAAAGCTGAAGATCATCATGAAAGAAGAAACGTATAAAAATTTCGAAAACAAGCGCGGAGTGGTGGCATAGATGACATGGATTGATATTTCACAGCCGCTGAACGCAAAAATCGGCCACTGGCCGGGTGATACGCCTTTTTCTTGCGAGATGGTGTACACGAAGGAGCAGACCGGTTCGGTAAATATCGGGAAAATAACGACCAGCCTGCATACCGGTACCCACGTGGATGCACCGTTTCACTTCGTTGACGGCGGGCCGAAAATAAACGAGCTCGATATCAATCTGTTCATCGGCCCAGCGAGAGTCATCGATATGACGGATCCGGATCAGCTCCAAATCAGCCGGGAAACGCTTAGCAGCTATGATTTAGAAGGAGTTACCCGCCTGCTAATCAAAACGGCCGTCCCAAACAAGCCTGAAGTCTTCCCAGAAAAAATCGTACCCCTTGACCAGGATTGCGGGGCCTTCTTTAAAGAAAAGGGAATCTTCCTGATCGGGGTAGACGTTCCATCCGTAGACCAGCTGGACAGCAAGGATATGGCGGCGCATCATGCGCTATATAAAAATGGTGTACACATTCTTGAAAACATCATGCTCGACGAGATCGAACCGGGTGATTATGACCTGATTGCTCTTCCTCTTCCAATTGAAGGAGCGGACGGGAGTCCAGTAAGGGCGGTCATCAGAAAAAGGGGGAATGGCGAATGACGCAAAAACAGCAGCCGGCTGATTCTGAAAAATCCATACATACCGATTTTAAAAATAGTATGACATACGGTGAGTACCTGCAGCTGGATAAAATTTTAGCCGGTCAGGTGAGGCTCTCGGATCATCATGATGAAATGCTGTTTATCATCATTCATCAGGTAAGTGAGCTCTGGATGAAGCTTATTCTTCATGAGCTGGAATCCTCCATTTCCGCAATCGTTCAAGGAGATTTGCCGACGGCATTCAAGCAGCTGGCCAGGGTGTCGAAAACGCAATCGCAAATCATTCAGGCATGGGACGTTCTGTCCACTCTGACTCCTTCCGAATACATGGAATTCAGGGATACGCTCGGTCAGGCTTCCGGTTTTCAGTCCTATCAATACAGAATGATTGAGTTTGCGCTTGGATACAAAACGCCGCATGTCTTAAAGATTTATGAAAAGGATGAGGAGCTTCATGCACGTCTGGAAAAAGCATATAAAGAACCCGGTCTATATGACGTCTCCATCCAGGCGCTTGCTAAAGCAGGTCTCCCTATAAATTCGGATATTTTAAACAGAGACTGCACGAAGCCTTATAAAAAGGATGACTCCGTTCAGGCTGCATGGCTGACGGTTTACCGGAACACGGATCAATACTGGAATTTGTATCAGCTTGCGGAAAAGCTCGTTGATATTGAGGACTGGCTGCAGCAATGGCGGTTCCGCCATATGAAAACGGTGGAGCGGATTATCGGTTTTAAGCAGGGGACGGGCGGTTCTTCCGGAGTCAACTACCTGAAAAAAGTACTCGATCAGCAGTTCTTTCCGGAGCTATGGGATTTGAGAACGGAGATCTGAATAGAGGCACTCCCCATATTCGGGAGTGTCTTTTTCATGATAAGTATAAATTTCTACCCAATTATCTTTCTTTTGTATAAGTTGATTTGTCCAGCTCCAGCGGCTAGCCCTCCAGCTGCTTCACCGGTTCAGTCAAAGTCAAAGAGCGACTTTGCCAGTCCCGGTTCCACCGTCTCTCAGTGCTGAACAAGCCATTTGCGCTTTCCTAATAAAATTTACCAAAACCTACTATTTTAGGAGGGAGAAGGATGTTAAAATAGTTCTCTGTGAGTATAAAAATGAAACTCAAGAGGAGAACTGTCTTAAAGATGAAAACCGACCAAACGAAGCTTGTTCATAAGCATGAGGAATTATTATTTGTTTTCTGTTTAATTGCGAGTCTTGCTATTATTTTATCACTGCTTTTATCCGTTATAGGTGCTGTCATCCTGGTTGTGCTCGGCCTGATCACTTGGTTCAGCCATGCTATTTCCATGGCGCATATACAAGTAAACGGGGTGAGATTAAGAGAAACCCAGTTTCCGTCTTTATATGAGAGAACGAAACAGATCAGTGAAGCAATGGGCTTGAAAAAAATGCCCGAGGTGTACATTGTTGAATCCGGCGGAATCCTGAATGCCTTTGCAACAAGGATATTCAGTCAGTTTGGAAAAGATTTTGTGATTTTGTATTCAGATTTTGTGGAGCTTGCAGAGGACGGCCGCGAAGATGAGGTTGAATACGTAATTGCACATGAGCTTGCCCACATTAAAAGAAACCATATCGGGAAAAACTTTTATGTGTTTCCTGCCATGTGGGTACCATTTCTTGGAGAAGCGTATTCCAGAGCGTGTGAGTATACGTGCGACCGGATGGCGGTTCATTATACGCAGAAACCGGACCGTGCCATTCAGGCTTTATTGGTGTTTGCGGCTGGAAAACGGTTGTTTAAAAATATTCAGCTGCCGGAATTCCTTGAGCAGTATAACGAAAAAAAGGGGTTTTTAGTAACCTTAATGGAGCTCGTTTCCACCCATCCTCCGCTTCCAAAGAGAATTGCTGCAATTGAAAACTTTGCAGGGCTGCCTGAAACAGCAAAGCTTAAGAAAAGTACGAAATATGTGCTTATTATGGCGCTTGGCGCTGGGATTCTTCTTCCGGCTGCATTCACCGCGCTTGGAATATATGCGTTTACAAGCTTTGAAACTGCTATGGAAGATAGCGGTATTCTGGAGGATGACAGCGAATATGAGGACGTAGAGAATACTCCACTATATAAAGCCGCTGAAGAGGGAAATGCGGAGGAAGTAACAAAACTCATTGAAGAAGGCGCAGATCCGAATGAGCAAAATGAAATAGGAGAAACCCCTTTAGCAGGAGCGGTGTATAGCGGAGATTCTAAAATGGTCGCTATATTGCTTGAGAATGGTGCAGATCCTAAAATAGAAGATCAGTATGGATACATTCCATTAACATCGGCTGCAGAACTTGAAGACGTTGAAATAGCTAAAATGCTGCTTGAAGCAGGATCAGATCCAAACCATGAAAACAGCGATGGACTGACTGCTTTTGATATCGCTCAAGACTATGGAAATGAAGAATTCCTAGAGCTGTTAAATCAATATAATTAAAACGAGAGGCACTCCCTTCCGCAGGGGTGCCTTTCATTATCATTAACCCCTAAACATAATTAAAATACCGGTCTTCCAAAATCCTCACATGATGCCGCTCATGTCCAGCGATAATTGCCGCTAGCGCAAGAACGGTTACAGGTCCCCCGTTGGCTCTCCCGCGAAGCACCCAGGCATCACGATGCAGTCCTTTCAGTAAAGCGATGGTCGCAAGGCGGACAGCCTTTAGATTTTCCACCAGCTGAGCTAACGAAATCTCATTAAACCGGGCGTTCTGGACGTAGCTTTCATCATCATATCCGGGAAATTCATTTTGTTCGCCGCGGGAAATACCGAGCAGACGGTAAGCCATGATCCGTTCAGTATCAGCAATGTGGCCGATGACTTCCTTGATGGTCCATTTTTCGGGTGCATACTGATATAGCGCCTTTTCATCAGATAAACCCTCAAGCAGACTGACTGTCTGTTTCAGCTGCTCACAGAGAAGGACGATCAGGTCCCCCTCAGGAATTTGTTCTATATACGATTGGTAGTGCGGATGATAGTCATTTTTCTCCGGCCGCATTAGCAAAGGGACCACTCCTTTATACTTATACATTCAAATTCTATTATACTCGAACGGGCATGATTAAAGGTTCGCATGTCTATAATGGTTATATATACGCCTCTGGTCTTAACTTCCGATACCTTTCCAGGTCTATGGAAGAAACGGGGCAAATCGTGTACGATAAAGACAAGAAAGATGAAACCGGAAACTGTACCCATTCGTATAAAGAGTAAGATTTTATGTCAGGAGTCGATTGAATATGAATCGGTTGATCCCGCATGTTGCAGGAGTGTTTACGGCCATGCCGGTTATGATGACCGTCTGGCTGATCAGCTTTTTCCCTTTGTCCCAGCCTTATTTCGCTGCATCCGGAATTTCCTTGCTGGGCGGCGCGCTCACTTACGGAACGGCTGCCGCAATCGTCCATGCCCGCTATCTGAAGAAGCATGAGCTCACGCGAAGCGAATACCGTTATATACAGAAGAACTTAAAAGAAGCGAAACGTAAAATCAATCGCCTCAGCCGGGCGCTCTTTTCAATCCGCAGTATTTCTCTTTTAAAGCAGAGAGTGGATTTGCTCCGAGTGGTACGAAAAATTTACCGCCTTGCCGAAAAAGATCCGCAGCGATTTTACCGGGCAGAGCCGTTTTTTTACAAGCATTTGGACTCTGCAGTCGAGCTTACAGAACGGTATGCGTTTCTATCCGCGCAGCCGAGGAAGAGTGATGAAATTCATTCGTCGCTAAAGGAATCAAACCGGACCCTGAAGGAGCTTCTTTATACGATTGAACAGGATCTGTATCACGTTCTATCCGATGATATCAGTCAGCTGCATTTCGAAATGGATGTGGCAAAGCAATCCATCGATCAGGCGAAGGATTTAAAATGAGTCTGCAGGAACGTTCATTTTCAGATGGGGAACGGCTGAGGATTCTTGAGACGGCAGCGCAAATCAATCCCGGAATGGGAGAAGAAATTGCGTCCTACGGCGTGCCTGCCCAAGCTGGTCTTCTCACATTGTCCAATAAAATGATGCATTATGTGAAGGAGAAAGACCGCGGGAATGCAGGTATGATTATCCGTGATTTGATGAAAAAGCTGGATGAAGCGGATCCGGACCGGGGGAGAGGATCCGGTATCATGACGAAACTGTTCAAAAAATCCCCTTCCTCCCAGGAACTTCTGTCGAGGTACCATAAAATGAGTGCCCAGTTGGACCGTGTCACGCTGAAGCTTGAAAACAGCAAAAACGTCCTGCTCGCAGACGTTGCGATGCTGGATGAATTATTTGCTCAAAATCAGTCCTTTTTTAAGGAATTGAACGTGTATATAGAAGCAGCTGAATTAAAGCTTCGGGAGCTTCAGCAGGAAGTGATTCCGGAATTGGAGATATCAAAAGACCCGGTGCACAAGCAAAAGGGAGAAGACACCGCCCGCTTTGCTGAGCGGCTGGACCGCCGGCTGTATGATCTGAAGGTAAGCAGAGAAATCACACGGCAAAGCGCTCCGCAAATCCGGCTTATCCAGCAAACCAATCAGCTGCTGATTGATAAAATCCAATCGTCTATCCTGACCGCTATCCCGCTATGGAAAAATCAGATCACGATGGAGTCAGCTATGCTTAGACAAAAGAAAGCGAGAGAGACTCAGGCCGATATGAACCGGATGGAAGAGGGGGCAGCCGGGAAGCCTTTGAACGACACGAAGGAAGAGCTGCGCAGAAATCTGGAAGACTCGCTGAAAATACAAGAGACAGCCCAATTGCAGAGACAGGCTGCAGAGGCAGGCCTTGCTGCAGGGCCCTTAACAGAAAAATAAAGATGTGTGAATCGAGTGTGAAGCCGCATAGTTTATCACTCGATTTTTTTAAAGTGAAAGCTAGTGCTTTATATGGATATTTAAGGAATATTAATGGTATAATTATCCTGTATTCTTAGAATAATTGCACATGTTTAAGGCGCAGGCAAAGCAATGGTAAACGTGGTAAGATTCTCGTCTGACGCACACGTAATGGAGCCTCCATGCTTTTCTACGATTTTTTTGCATACAAAGAGTCCTATTCCGGTACCGAGTTCTTTAGTTGTGAAGAAGGGTTCGAAGATGTTTTTAATGTTTTCAGCCGGAATGGCAGGACCATTGTTTGAAATGGAAATGATCGCCTGTCCGTTCTCCTTGCAGCCGTTGATAAGGAGGTTTCGAGGCTTCTCTTTATACTTTAATGCATCAATGGAATTAATAAAAAGATTAAGCAAAACCTGCTTCAGCTCATCCCGGTAAGTGGAAATAACCAAATCATTTTCCATCCGGCTGATCACATTCACATCTGTATCCACAATGCTAGGATAGGTAAGCTCGCGTATATCCTCAAAAAGCTTCGAAATCGAAGAATCTTCCTTTTCCGTTCCGTTAAAATCTGCTTTCGACGTATGAAGAAATTGAGTAATCCGGAAGTTCAGCTGATTAAGCTCGTGATTGATGATATCAAGATATTGGAAGTTTGGGTAGTCATTCCTTAATAGCTTGATAAACCCCATAACGGATGTGAGAGGATTCCGGAATTCATGGACAAAGCTTGAGGACATCTGTCCGAGCAGCGCCAGCTTGTCCTTATGATTTTCATGTATATACGTGTTTTTTTCGCTTAATTCCTGGTTTTTCAGATTCGTATATTTCGTCACCGCATGGTAACAAAATAAGTCGAACTGATGATTAATGTGGTCAATAAAGAATTGCAGATCCTTAACGGGTATCTGGGAATCAAAGATATTCCGGATGATGATGCTTCTCCCTGCATTAACGTTGAACACAAAGTCGCCAATATTCACATTGGCTTCCAGACGCTCATTTGCCACCTTAAAGGCCAGCTCCTGAATGCCTTCCTCAGAAATATTGCCCACAATCGCATGTTTAATCAAAGAAAACATGGCCGACCCATTCTCCTTAATTTTTCCCTTGTGAGGATCCACTTGACCGATGAAAATCGTCTCATGCCATTCATTTAAAAAGACAGACTGCTGCTCATCCAGAAAGCGAACCAAAAGTTTTTTGTGTGATTCAAGTAATGACCGTTTCATAGTTTCTCCTCATTTCGCAGGATAGTCCTCTATTACTTTCGGAATAATTAGTTTATAAAGCTTTTCGACAAAAATAGCAAAACTCCTTCTTTGCGAGCGAATGTGCGTGTGCTTGAAAAAATAGAAAAAAGCAGAATCGGTCCAAATACATGAACGGTTCTGCTTTTTTTGCGGGAAAAATTAAGGTGTCTCAATCAATGCTTCATCTTCTTCAATCGTTTCTTCTTCAAAATCTTCATCCTGAGTAAGAGGATCCGTGTACATGTCCTCATCCTCTTCTAAATCTTCTTCAGGAATCTCTGTATAAACATCTTCCGGAACCTCTTCGGTGTATGGATCTTCATACTCCCCAGAGGAAGGTGGTACCTCTGTATCCACTTCTGGATATGCTTCCCTGTCATCATAGGTTTCTTCTTCTTCGTAATAAGGATCTTCATAGCTGTCATCTTCTTCAGCAGTATAATCATCATATTCCTCGGTATAA
Protein-coding regions in this window:
- the kynU gene encoding kynureninase yields the protein MSAQTGQNTLEFARNLDEQDPLAHFRQEFYISPDTIYLDGNSLGLLSKRSEQAVHDLLDSWKTLGIDGWTEGEHPWYYLPEKLGARMAPLLGAEPEEVIVTGSTTANLHQLIATFYKPEGTRTKIVTDDITFPTDIYALQSQLHLKGYEPNEHLIKVKSRDGHTLNEEDIIAAMTAEVAIVILSGVQYRSGQVLDMEKLTKEAHKRGILIGFDLCHSVGSIPHHLTQWNIDIAFWCTYKHLNGGPGAVGALYVNKRHFGTVPGLAGWFSSDKSKQFDMEHELTAAPHAGAYQMGTPHILSIAPLLGSLSIFNEAGMEKIRGKSLKLTQYMMDLIGHELSEYGFTIRNPVDDTRGGHLFIEHPEAARICRALKEEKIIPDFRSPNGIRLAPVALYNSYEDIWRTIQKLKIIMKEETYKNFENKRGVVA
- the kynB gene encoding arylformamidase — its product is MTWIDISQPLNAKIGHWPGDTPFSCEMVYTKEQTGSVNIGKITTSLHTGTHVDAPFHFVDGGPKINELDINLFIGPARVIDMTDPDQLQISRETLSSYDLEGVTRLLIKTAVPNKPEVFPEKIVPLDQDCGAFFKEKGIFLIGVDVPSVDQLDSKDMAAHHALYKNGVHILENIMLDEIEPGDYDLIALPLPIEGADGSPVRAVIRKRGNGE
- the kynA gene encoding tryptophan 2,3-dioxygenase, which translates into the protein MTQKQQPADSEKSIHTDFKNSMTYGEYLQLDKILAGQVRLSDHHDEMLFIIIHQVSELWMKLILHELESSISAIVQGDLPTAFKQLARVSKTQSQIIQAWDVLSTLTPSEYMEFRDTLGQASGFQSYQYRMIEFALGYKTPHVLKIYEKDEELHARLEKAYKEPGLYDVSIQALAKAGLPINSDILNRDCTKPYKKDDSVQAAWLTVYRNTDQYWNLYQLAEKLVDIEDWLQQWRFRHMKTVERIIGFKQGTGGSSGVNYLKKVLDQQFFPELWDLRTEI
- a CDS encoding M48 family metallopeptidase — translated: MKTDQTKLVHKHEELLFVFCLIASLAIILSLLLSVIGAVILVVLGLITWFSHAISMAHIQVNGVRLRETQFPSLYERTKQISEAMGLKKMPEVYIVESGGILNAFATRIFSQFGKDFVILYSDFVELAEDGREDEVEYVIAHELAHIKRNHIGKNFYVFPAMWVPFLGEAYSRACEYTCDRMAVHYTQKPDRAIQALLVFAAGKRLFKNIQLPEFLEQYNEKKGFLVTLMELVSTHPPLPKRIAAIENFAGLPETAKLKKSTKYVLIMALGAGILLPAAFTALGIYAFTSFETAMEDSGILEDDSEYEDVENTPLYKAAEEGNAEEVTKLIEEGADPNEQNEIGETPLAGAVYSGDSKMVAILLENGADPKIEDQYGYIPLTSAAELEDVEIAKMLLEAGSDPNHENSDGLTAFDIAQDYGNEEFLELLNQYN
- a CDS encoding DinB family protein: MLMRPEKNDYHPHYQSYIEQIPEGDLIVLLCEQLKQTVSLLEGLSDEKALYQYAPEKWTIKEVIGHIADTERIMAYRLLGISRGEQNEFPGYDDESYVQNARFNEISLAQLVENLKAVRLATIALLKGLHRDAWVLRGRANGGPVTVLALAAIIAGHERHHVRILEDRYFNYV
- a CDS encoding 5-bromo-4-chloroindolyl phosphate hydrolysis family protein; this encodes MNRLIPHVAGVFTAMPVMMTVWLISFFPLSQPYFAASGISLLGGALTYGTAAAIVHARYLKKHELTRSEYRYIQKNLKEAKRKINRLSRALFSIRSISLLKQRVDLLRVVRKIYRLAEKDPQRFYRAEPFFYKHLDSAVELTERYAFLSAQPRKSDEIHSSLKESNRTLKELLYTIEQDLYHVLSDDISQLHFEMDVAKQSIDQAKDLK
- a CDS encoding toxic anion resistance protein; translation: MSLQERSFSDGERLRILETAAQINPGMGEEIASYGVPAQAGLLTLSNKMMHYVKEKDRGNAGMIIRDLMKKLDEADPDRGRGSGIMTKLFKKSPSSQELLSRYHKMSAQLDRVTLKLENSKNVLLADVAMLDELFAQNQSFFKELNVYIEAAELKLRELQQEVIPELEISKDPVHKQKGEDTARFAERLDRRLYDLKVSREITRQSAPQIRLIQQTNQLLIDKIQSSILTAIPLWKNQITMESAMLRQKKARETQADMNRMEEGAAGKPLNDTKEELRRNLEDSLKIQETAQLQRQAAEAGLAAGPLTEK
- a CDS encoding histidine kinase N-terminal domain-containing protein; translated protein: MKRSLLESHKKLLVRFLDEQQSVFLNEWHETIFIGQVDPHKGKIKENGSAMFSLIKHAIVGNISEEGIQELAFKVANERLEANVNIGDFVFNVNAGRSIIIRNIFDSQIPVKDLQFFIDHINHQFDLFCYHAVTKYTNLKNQELSEKNTYIHENHKDKLALLGQMSSSFVHEFRNPLTSVMGFIKLLRNDYPNFQYLDIINHELNQLNFRITQFLHTSKADFNGTEKEDSSISKLFEDIRELTYPSIVDTDVNVISRMENDLVISTYRDELKQVLLNLFINSIDALKYKEKPRNLLINGCKENGQAIISISNNGPAIPAENIKNIFEPFFTTKELGTGIGLFVCKKIVEKHGGSITCASDENLTTFTIALPAP